In Acidobacteriota bacterium, one genomic interval encodes:
- a CDS encoding SDR family NAD(P)-dependent oxidoreductase, which yields MNTRMLHEKVIVVTGAGRGIGRDIALLAASHGASVVVNDLGGSERGDGGDQTPAQAVASEIQAAGGRAAANYESVADHDGAGRIVEQALDEFGQIDGVVNNAGILRDGIFHKMTESDWDAVIAVHLKGSFNMARAAAPHYRKQIGGAFVHMTSTSGLIGNFGQANYAAAKLGIVGLSKSLALDMQRFEVRSNCIAPFAWSRLIGTIPTADPAQAARVAKMKEMTPALVAPLAVYLLSEAAKDVSGQVFAVRKNEIFLMSQPRPVRSVHNGDGWTPEAIAEHGMPALAGSFFDLDRTTDVFTWDPT from the coding sequence ATGAACACTCGCATGTTGCACGAGAAGGTGATCGTCGTCACCGGCGCAGGCCGCGGCATCGGCCGTGACATCGCGCTACTCGCCGCTTCCCACGGCGCTTCCGTCGTCGTCAACGACCTCGGCGGTTCCGAGCGCGGCGACGGCGGCGACCAGACACCGGCCCAGGCCGTCGCCTCCGAGATCCAGGCTGCCGGCGGACGCGCCGCCGCGAACTACGAGAGCGTCGCCGACCACGACGGCGCCGGGCGGATCGTCGAACAGGCGCTGGACGAGTTCGGCCAGATCGACGGCGTCGTGAACAACGCAGGCATCCTGCGGGACGGCATCTTCCACAAGATGACCGAGAGCGACTGGGACGCGGTGATCGCCGTGCATCTCAAGGGCAGCTTCAACATGGCGCGAGCCGCCGCTCCCCACTACCGCAAGCAGATCGGCGGGGCCTTCGTCCACATGACCTCGACCTCGGGGCTGATCGGCAACTTCGGCCAGGCGAACTACGCCGCCGCCAAGCTCGGCATCGTCGGCCTGTCGAAGTCCCTGGCGCTCGACATGCAGCGCTTCGAGGTGCGCTCGAACTGCATCGCCCCGTTCGCCTGGTCCCGGCTGATCGGCACGATCCCGACCGCCGACCCGGCCCAGGCCGCGCGGGTCGCGAAGATGAAGGAGATGACGCCGGCCCTGGTCGCGCCGCTCGCCGTCTACTTGCTGAGCGAGGCGGCGAAGGACGTCAGCGGCCAGGTCTTCGCGGTGCGCAAGAACGAGATCTTCCTGATGAGCCAGCCCCGGCCGGTCCGCTCGGTCCACAACGGCGACGGCTGGACCCCGGAGGCGATCGCCGAGCACGGCATGCCGGCCCTGGCCGGCTCGTTCTTCGACCTCGACCGGACGACGGACGTCTTTACCTGGGATCCGACGTAG
- a CDS encoding OmpA family protein, with protein sequence MREPSVILMGVALLLLLGAVCFALELPRIEAAIETRATATLADVGVRGLRIEADGRAITLHGTIAFAEIGLEAARRAAGEPGVRSVDNRLVMAGEPSFEFGLDGDIWLLAGRLPTPESRQELFDAAAAVMGQGNVIDETEVDDAVTEPPWIPTLPRLIQLLRQVHGGAGLKLEDGTLTLTGHTSSEGMRDRLEFDVRAIAATAQTGWTIANEIAVAPVGVNRVAQNRIRRLLREQPIAFQGRTDALTDDARTAIAGIGELLDAFSDTRIEILVYTDAGSDPEDDRRLSIAQAESIREVLSASVHPDRLLAFGYGSDSPEDEDGGTGSRGVEFRVFHRP encoded by the coding sequence ATGAGAGAACCGAGCGTCATCCTGATGGGCGTGGCCCTGCTACTGCTGCTGGGGGCCGTCTGCTTCGCGCTCGAACTCCCCCGCATCGAGGCGGCGATCGAGACGCGAGCGACCGCGACGCTCGCGGACGTCGGCGTGCGCGGTCTCCGCATTGAAGCAGACGGCCGCGCCATCACGCTCCACGGCACGATCGCCTTCGCGGAGATCGGGCTCGAGGCGGCGCGACGCGCGGCGGGCGAGCCGGGAGTGCGAAGCGTTGACAACCGCCTCGTGATGGCGGGCGAGCCGAGCTTCGAGTTCGGCCTTGACGGCGACATCTGGCTGCTGGCCGGACGCCTGCCAACCCCCGAGAGCCGGCAGGAGCTGTTCGACGCGGCGGCCGCGGTGATGGGTCAGGGCAACGTGATCGACGAAACGGAAGTCGATGACGCCGTGACCGAACCGCCCTGGATCCCGACCCTCCCGAGGCTGATTCAGCTCCTGCGGCAGGTGCACGGGGGAGCCGGCCTGAAGCTTGAGGACGGGACGTTGACCCTGACCGGCCACACATCGAGCGAAGGCATGCGCGACCGCCTGGAGTTCGACGTGCGCGCGATTGCCGCAACGGCCCAAACCGGCTGGACGATCGCCAACGAAATCGCGGTCGCGCCCGTCGGAGTGAACAGGGTCGCCCAGAACCGGATCCGCCGCCTGCTGCGGGAGCAGCCGATCGCGTTCCAGGGTCGTACGGATGCGCTCACCGACGACGCCCGGACCGCCATTGCCGGCATCGGCGAACTGCTGGACGCGTTCTCGGATACGCGGATCGAGATCCTCGTCTACACGGATGCCGGGAGCGATCCGGAGGATGACCGGCGGCTCAGCATCGCGCAGGCCGAGTCCATCCGTGAAGTCCTTTCCGCGAGCGTTCATCCCGACCGCCTGCTGGCCTTCGGCTACGGCAGCGACAGCCCGGAGGACGAAGACGGCGGGACCGGAAGTCGAGGAGTCGAGTTCCGCGTGTTCCACCGCCCCTGA
- a CDS encoding M20/M25/M40 family metallo-hydrolase, with product MPQPRIDEARALDHLMDLLAIEGLSGREGKVAAAVREKLLRAGCEPSWIGHDDANERIPGDYEVGNLIVDLPATRSGPRRLFMGHMDTVPLCRGAVPVRRNGRIEAEGDTALGGDNRTSIGALVTMVETLLAQDVPRPPTTVLMTVGEEVGLWGARTVELDRLGNPEMGFNIDSGAPHVLIVGATGADRWQVDVHGKSSHAGVHPEHGISAALIASRAVADVAATGFFGKIELPAGSGTSNIGRMAGGEASNQVTDHVFVSGESRSHDKAFLAQITAAWRDAFEQAARSVTSSDGQCGRVDFRAETDYEAFEMTKGSPPVQLAAERVRAVLGVEAEYLVANGGLDANYLNAKGLPTVTLGAGQHNPHTVDEYVDVQEYVDGCRTIAAIAAA from the coding sequence ATGCCCCAACCCAGAATCGACGAAGCCCGCGCCCTCGACCATCTGATGGACCTGCTCGCCATCGAGGGCCTGAGCGGCCGCGAGGGCAAGGTCGCGGCGGCCGTGCGGGAGAAGCTCCTCCGAGCGGGTTGCGAACCGTCCTGGATCGGCCACGACGACGCGAACGAGCGGATTCCCGGCGACTACGAAGTCGGCAACCTGATCGTCGACCTGCCGGCCACGAGGTCCGGGCCGCGGCGGCTGTTCATGGGGCACATGGACACCGTGCCGCTCTGCCGGGGCGCGGTGCCGGTGCGACGAAACGGGCGGATCGAGGCCGAGGGCGACACGGCGCTCGGCGGCGACAACCGGACCTCGATCGGCGCTCTCGTGACGATGGTCGAGACTCTGCTCGCTCAGGACGTTCCCCGACCGCCGACCACGGTGCTGATGACGGTCGGCGAAGAGGTCGGCCTGTGGGGCGCACGGACCGTGGAACTCGACCGCCTCGGGAACCCGGAGATGGGCTTCAACATCGACTCCGGTGCTCCGCATGTACTGATCGTCGGCGCCACCGGCGCCGACCGCTGGCAGGTCGACGTCCACGGCAAGTCCTCGCACGCGGGGGTCCATCCCGAGCACGGCATCTCCGCGGCGCTGATCGCCTCCCGCGCCGTGGCCGACGTGGCCGCCACGGGCTTCTTCGGCAAGATCGAGCTTCCGGCCGGCAGCGGCACTTCGAACATCGGCCGGATGGCCGGCGGCGAGGCGAGCAACCAGGTCACGGACCACGTCTTCGTCTCCGGCGAATCGCGCAGCCACGACAAGGCGTTCCTGGCGCAGATCACGGCCGCCTGGCGCGACGCCTTCGAGCAGGCGGCAAGAAGCGTCACGAGTTCCGACGGCCAGTGCGGCCGCGTCGACTTCCGGGCCGAAACCGACTACGAGGCGTTCGAGATGACGAAGGGCTCACCGCCCGTGCAGCTCGCCGCGGAGCGGGTCCGCGCGGTTCTCGGCGTCGAAGCCGAGTACCTCGTCGCCAACGGCGGCCTCGATGCGAACTACCTGAACGCCAAGGGCCTGCCCACGGTGACCCTGGGCGCCGGCCAGCACAATCCCCACACCGTGGACGAGTACGTCGACGTGCAGGAGTACGTCGACGGCTGTCGAACCATCGCCGCCATCGCCGCGGCCTGA
- a CDS encoding sulfatase, translating into MPRTARLALLLAAVLAACAQGSPESSSPDRPPNFVIVFADDLGWGDLGSYGAPVIRTPHLDRMAAEGQRWTNFYVTASVCSPSRAGLLTGRLPVRNGLYGDQVRVLFPDFVGGIQDEEITLAEALRDLGYATGMFGKWHLGDRPRYLPTRHGFDYWFGIPYSNDMMSTLPREERRAAFLDPKIEYWDVPLIRSERDEAGGIVTETLEQPADQTTITKRYAEEAVDFIRAHRDEPFFVYVPHSMPHVPLFRAPEFEGHSDAGLYGDVIEEIDWSVGRILDTLEEEGIAENTLVFFSSDNGPWTAFRTQGGLAGPLREGKGMTWEGGMRVPGLFWWPGTIAPSVITDEIGSTSDLLATFLSLSDGAIPDDRPMDSLDLAPVLRGDGDGPRDEMPFYRGSELYAYRVGNFKAHFITRGEYGLAGGRAEHDPPLLYDLALDPGEQWDIAADRPDSLAEVTSRALQHRAGVAVAPSQFDRRTGD; encoded by the coding sequence ATGCCAAGAACAGCCCGCCTCGCTCTCCTGCTGGCCGCGGTCCTCGCTGCATGTGCTCAGGGATCTCCGGAATCGTCGTCTCCGGACCGCCCCCCGAACTTCGTCATCGTCTTCGCCGACGACCTGGGTTGGGGCGACCTCGGCAGCTACGGTGCGCCCGTGATCCGCACGCCGCACCTCGACCGGATGGCGGCCGAAGGCCAACGGTGGACGAACTTCTACGTCACCGCCTCGGTCTGCTCGCCGAGCCGGGCGGGCCTGCTGACCGGGCGGTTGCCGGTGCGCAACGGGCTCTACGGCGACCAGGTGCGGGTGCTGTTCCCTGACTTCGTGGGCGGGATTCAGGATGAGGAGATCACGCTCGCCGAGGCGCTTCGCGATCTCGGTTACGCGACCGGCATGTTCGGCAAGTGGCACCTGGGCGACCGGCCGCGTTACCTGCCGACCCGGCACGGCTTCGACTACTGGTTCGGCATTCCCTACTCGAACGACATGATGTCGACGCTCCCGCGCGAGGAGCGTCGCGCCGCTTTCCTCGATCCGAAGATCGAGTACTGGGACGTGCCCCTGATCCGCTCGGAGCGCGACGAGGCCGGCGGGATCGTCACGGAGACCCTGGAGCAGCCGGCGGATCAGACGACGATCACGAAGCGTTACGCCGAAGAGGCGGTGGACTTCATCCGCGCGCACCGGGACGAGCCCTTCTTCGTCTACGTGCCGCACAGCATGCCCCACGTGCCGCTGTTCCGGGCCCCCGAGTTCGAGGGCCACAGCGACGCCGGGCTCTACGGCGACGTGATCGAGGAGATCGACTGGAGCGTGGGCCGGATTCTCGACACGCTCGAGGAGGAGGGGATCGCCGAGAACACGCTCGTCTTCTTCAGCAGCGACAACGGCCCGTGGACGGCGTTTCGCACGCAGGGCGGCCTGGCCGGCCCGCTTCGCGAAGGCAAGGGGATGACCTGGGAGGGCGGCATGCGCGTGCCGGGGCTGTTCTGGTGGCCCGGAACGATCGCTCCGTCCGTGATCACGGACGAAATCGGGTCGACCAGCGATCTGCTTGCGACCTTCCTCTCGCTTTCTGACGGCGCTATTCCGGACGACCGGCCGATGGACAGTCTGGATCTCGCCCCGGTGCTTCGCGGCGACGGGGACGGGCCACGCGACGAGATGCCGTTCTACCGCGGCAGCGAGCTCTACGCTTACCGTGTCGGCAACTTCAAGGCGCACTTCATCACCCGAGGCGAGTACGGTCTGGCTGGTGGGCGGGCGGAACACGACCCGCCGCTGCTCTACGACCTGGCGCTCGATCCCGGCGAGCAGTGGGATATCGCGGCCGACCGGCCGGACAGTCTGGCGGAAGTCACGTCGCGGGCCTTGCAGCACCGGGCCGGCGTCGCCGTGGCGCCGTCGCAGTTCGACCGCCGCACGGGCGACTGA